A window of Ictidomys tridecemlineatus isolate mIctTri1 chromosome 15, mIctTri1.hap1, whole genome shotgun sequence contains these coding sequences:
- the Dpf1 gene encoding zinc finger protein neuro-d4 isoform X12, with product MATAIQNPLKSLGEDFYREAIEHCRSYNARLCAERSLRLPFLDSQTGVAQNNCYIWMEKTHRGPGLAPGQIYTYPARCWRKKRRLNILEDPRLRPCEYKIDCEAPLKKEGGLPEGPVLEALLCAETGEKKVELKEEETIMDCQKQQLLEFPHDLEVEDLEDDIPRRKNRAKGKAYGIGGLRKRQDTASLEDRDKPYVCDICGKRYKNRPGLSYHYTHTHLAEEEGEEHAERHALPFHRKNNHKPKKAPDGTVIPNGYCDFCLGGSKKTGCPEDLISCADCGRSGHPSCLQFTVNMTAAVRTYRWQCIECKSCSLCGTSENDGASWAGLTPQDQLLFCDDCDRGYHMYCLSPPMAEPPEGSWSCHLCLRHLKEKASAYITLT from the exons CCTAGGCGAGGACTTCTACCGCGAGGCCATCGAGCACTGCCGCAGCTACAACGCGCGCCTGTGCGCCGAGCGCAGCCTGCGCCTGCCTTTCCTCGACTCGCAGACCGGTGTGGCCCAAAACAACTGCTACATCTGGATGGAGAAGACCCACCGCGGCCCCG GTTTGGCCCCAGGACAGATCTACACCTATCCCGCCCGCTGTTGGAGGAAGAAACGGAGACTCAACATCCTAGAGGACCCCAGACTCCGACCCTGCGAGTACAAGATCG ACTGTGAGGCACCCCTGAAGAAGGAAGGTGGCCTTCCAGAAGGGCCAGTCCTCGAGGCTCTGCTGTGTGCTgagacaggggagaagaaggtcgagctgaaggaggaggagaccaTTATGGACTGTCAG AAACAGCAGTTGCTGGAGTTCCCACATGATCTCGAGGTGGAAGACTTGGAGGATGACATTCCCAGGAGGAAGAACAGGGCCAAAGGAAAG GCATATGGCATCGGGGGTCTACGGAAACGCCAGGACACCGCTTCCCTGGAGGACCGAGACAAGCCGTATGTCTGTGATA TCTGTGGGAAGCGGTATAAGAACCGGCCGGGGCTGAGCTACCACTACACCCACACCCACCTGGccgaggaggagggggaggagcacGCCGAGCGCCACGCCCTGCCCTTCCACCGGAAAAACAACCACAAAc CCAAGAAGGCGCCTGACGGCACCGTCATCCCCAACGGCTACTGTGACTTCTGCCTGGGGGGCTCCAAGAAGACCGGGTGTCCTGAGGACCTCATCTCCTGTGCAGACTGTGGGCGATCAG GACACCCCTCGTGTTTACAGTTCACGGTGAACATGACAGCGGCTGTGCGGACCTACCGCTGGCAGTGCATCGAGTGCAAGTCCTGCAGCCTGTGTGGCACCTCGGAGAACGAC GGTGCCAGCTGGGCGGGTCTCACCCCCCAGGACCAGCTGCTGTTTTGTGATGACTGCGATCGGGGTTACCACATGTACTGCCTGAGCCCCCCCATGGCGGAGCCCCCAGAAG GGAGCTGGAGTTGTCACCTCTGCCTTCGGCACCTGAAAGAAAAGGCCTCTGCCTACATCACCCTCACCTAG
- the Dpf1 gene encoding zinc finger protein neuro-d4 isoform X2: protein MLPPPGNEWMGGLSARPTAGRTDPPGTCWGQDPGSKMATVIPSPLSLGEDFYREAIEHCRSYNARLCAERSLRLPFLDSQTGVAQNNCYIWMEKTHRGPGLAPGQIYTYPARCWRKKRRLNILEDPRLRPCEYKIDCEAPLKKEGGLPEGPVLEALLCAETGEKKVELKEEETIMDCQKQQLLEFPHDLEVEDLEDDIPRRKNRAKGKGSSLSGSLTPDPSPRHMASGVYGNARTPLPWRTETSLCGKRYKNRPGLSYHYTHTHLAEEEGEEHAERHALPFHRKNNHKQFYKELAWVPEAQRKHTAKKAPDGTVIPNGYCDFCLGGSKKTGCPEDLISCADCGRSGHPSCLQFTVNMTAAVRTYRWQCIECKSCSLCGTSENDGASWAGLTPQDQLLFCDDCDRGYHMYCLSPPMAEPPEGSWSCHLCLRHLKEKASAYITLT from the exons ATGCTCCCGCCCCCCGGGAATGAATGGATGGGCGGCCTCAGCGCCCGCCCGACCGCTGGGAGGACCGACCCGCCGGGGACCTGCTGGGGGCAGGACCCGGGGAGCAAGATGGCCACGgtcatccccagccccctgag CCTAGGCGAGGACTTCTACCGCGAGGCCATCGAGCACTGCCGCAGCTACAACGCGCGCCTGTGCGCCGAGCGCAGCCTGCGCCTGCCTTTCCTCGACTCGCAGACCGGTGTGGCCCAAAACAACTGCTACATCTGGATGGAGAAGACCCACCGCGGCCCCG GTTTGGCCCCAGGACAGATCTACACCTATCCCGCCCGCTGTTGGAGGAAGAAACGGAGACTCAACATCCTAGAGGACCCCAGACTCCGACCCTGCGAGTACAAGATCG ACTGTGAGGCACCCCTGAAGAAGGAAGGTGGCCTTCCAGAAGGGCCAGTCCTCGAGGCTCTGCTGTGTGCTgagacaggggagaagaaggtcgagctgaaggaggaggagaccaTTATGGACTGTCAG AAACAGCAGTTGCTGGAGTTCCCACATGATCTCGAGGTGGAAGACTTGGAGGATGACATTCCCAGGAGGAAGAACAGGGCCAAAGGAAAG GGCTCCTCGCTTTCGGGGTCCCTCACTCCTGACCCTTCCCCCAGGCATATGGCATCGGGGGTCTACGGAAACGCCAGGACACCGCTTCCCTGGAGGACCGAGACAAGCC TCTGTGGGAAGCGGTATAAGAACCGGCCGGGGCTGAGCTACCACTACACCCACACCCACCTGGccgaggaggagggggaggagcacGCCGAGCGCCACGCCCTGCCCTTCCACCGGAAAAACAACCACAAAc AGTTTTACAAAGAATTGGCCTGGGTCCCCGAGGCACAAAGGAAACACACAG CCAAGAAGGCGCCTGACGGCACCGTCATCCCCAACGGCTACTGTGACTTCTGCCTGGGGGGCTCCAAGAAGACCGGGTGTCCTGAGGACCTCATCTCCTGTGCAGACTGTGGGCGATCAG GACACCCCTCGTGTTTACAGTTCACGGTGAACATGACAGCGGCTGTGCGGACCTACCGCTGGCAGTGCATCGAGTGCAAGTCCTGCAGCCTGTGTGGCACCTCGGAGAACGAC GGTGCCAGCTGGGCGGGTCTCACCCCCCAGGACCAGCTGCTGTTTTGTGATGACTGCGATCGGGGTTACCACATGTACTGCCTGAGCCCCCCCATGGCGGAGCCCCCAGAAG GGAGCTGGAGTTGTCACCTCTGCCTTCGGCACCTGAAAGAAAAGGCCTCTGCCTACATCACCCTCACCTAG
- the Dpf1 gene encoding zinc finger protein neuro-d4 isoform X6: MVSDALPGGVEDVEGLWVLFGKGGHRPCPANPGFGRGLGEDFYREAIEHCRSYNARLCAERSLRLPFLDSQTGVAQNNCYIWMEKTHRGPGLAPGQIYTYPARCWRKKRRLNILEDPRLRPCEYKIDCEAPLKKEGGLPEGPVLEALLCAETGEKKVELKEEETIMDCQKQQLLEFPHDLEVEDLEDDIPRRKNRAKGKGSSLSGSLTPDPSPRHMASGVYGNARTPLPWRTETSLCGKRYKNRPGLSYHYTHTHLAEEEGEEHAERHALPFHRKNNHKQFYKELAWVPEAQRKHTAKKAPDGTVIPNGYCDFCLGGSKKTGCPEDLISCADCGRSGHPSCLQFTVNMTAAVRTYRWQCIECKSCSLCGTSENDGASWAGLTPQDQLLFCDDCDRGYHMYCLSPPMAEPPEGSWSCHLCLRHLKEKASAYITLT, from the exons ATGGTGTCCGACGCGCTGCCTGGAGGGGTGGAGGACGTGGAGGGACTCTGGGTCCTTTTTGGGAAAGGGGGTCATCGTCCCTGCCCCGCAAACCCTGGGTTTGGGAGAGG CCTAGGCGAGGACTTCTACCGCGAGGCCATCGAGCACTGCCGCAGCTACAACGCGCGCCTGTGCGCCGAGCGCAGCCTGCGCCTGCCTTTCCTCGACTCGCAGACCGGTGTGGCCCAAAACAACTGCTACATCTGGATGGAGAAGACCCACCGCGGCCCCG GTTTGGCCCCAGGACAGATCTACACCTATCCCGCCCGCTGTTGGAGGAAGAAACGGAGACTCAACATCCTAGAGGACCCCAGACTCCGACCCTGCGAGTACAAGATCG ACTGTGAGGCACCCCTGAAGAAGGAAGGTGGCCTTCCAGAAGGGCCAGTCCTCGAGGCTCTGCTGTGTGCTgagacaggggagaagaaggtcgagctgaaggaggaggagaccaTTATGGACTGTCAG AAACAGCAGTTGCTGGAGTTCCCACATGATCTCGAGGTGGAAGACTTGGAGGATGACATTCCCAGGAGGAAGAACAGGGCCAAAGGAAAG GGCTCCTCGCTTTCGGGGTCCCTCACTCCTGACCCTTCCCCCAGGCATATGGCATCGGGGGTCTACGGAAACGCCAGGACACCGCTTCCCTGGAGGACCGAGACAAGCC TCTGTGGGAAGCGGTATAAGAACCGGCCGGGGCTGAGCTACCACTACACCCACACCCACCTGGccgaggaggagggggaggagcacGCCGAGCGCCACGCCCTGCCCTTCCACCGGAAAAACAACCACAAAc AGTTTTACAAAGAATTGGCCTGGGTCCCCGAGGCACAAAGGAAACACACAG CCAAGAAGGCGCCTGACGGCACCGTCATCCCCAACGGCTACTGTGACTTCTGCCTGGGGGGCTCCAAGAAGACCGGGTGTCCTGAGGACCTCATCTCCTGTGCAGACTGTGGGCGATCAG GACACCCCTCGTGTTTACAGTTCACGGTGAACATGACAGCGGCTGTGCGGACCTACCGCTGGCAGTGCATCGAGTGCAAGTCCTGCAGCCTGTGTGGCACCTCGGAGAACGAC GGTGCCAGCTGGGCGGGTCTCACCCCCCAGGACCAGCTGCTGTTTTGTGATGACTGCGATCGGGGTTACCACATGTACTGCCTGAGCCCCCCCATGGCGGAGCCCCCAGAAG GGAGCTGGAGTTGTCACCTCTGCCTTCGGCACCTGAAAGAAAAGGCCTCTGCCTACATCACCCTCACCTAG
- the Dpf1 gene encoding zinc finger protein neuro-d4 isoform X15, producing MGGLSARPTAGRTDPPGTCWGQDPGSKMATVIPSPLSLGEDFYREAIEHCRSYNARLCAERSLRLPFLDSQTGVAQNNCYIWMEKTHRGPGLAPGQIYTYPARCWRKKRRLNILEDPRLRPCEYKIDCEAPLKKEGGLPEGPVLEALLCAETGEKKVELKEEETIMDCQKQQLLEFPHDLEVEDLEDDIPRRKNRAKGKAYGIGGLRKRQDTASLEDRDKPYVCDICGKRYKNRPGLSYHYTHTHLAEEEGEEHAERHALPFHRKNNHKPKKAPDGTVIPNGYCDFCLGGSKKTGCPEDLISCADCGRSGHPSCLQFTVNMTAAVRTYRWQCIECKSCSLCGTSENDDQLLFCDDCDRGYHMYCLSPPMAEPPEGSWSCHLCLRHLKEKASAYITLT from the exons ATGGGCGGCCTCAGCGCCCGCCCGACCGCTGGGAGGACCGACCCGCCGGGGACCTGCTGGGGGCAGGACCCGGGGAGCAAGATGGCCACGgtcatccccagccccctgag CCTAGGCGAGGACTTCTACCGCGAGGCCATCGAGCACTGCCGCAGCTACAACGCGCGCCTGTGCGCCGAGCGCAGCCTGCGCCTGCCTTTCCTCGACTCGCAGACCGGTGTGGCCCAAAACAACTGCTACATCTGGATGGAGAAGACCCACCGCGGCCCCG GTTTGGCCCCAGGACAGATCTACACCTATCCCGCCCGCTGTTGGAGGAAGAAACGGAGACTCAACATCCTAGAGGACCCCAGACTCCGACCCTGCGAGTACAAGATCG ACTGTGAGGCACCCCTGAAGAAGGAAGGTGGCCTTCCAGAAGGGCCAGTCCTCGAGGCTCTGCTGTGTGCTgagacaggggagaagaaggtcgagctgaaggaggaggagaccaTTATGGACTGTCAG AAACAGCAGTTGCTGGAGTTCCCACATGATCTCGAGGTGGAAGACTTGGAGGATGACATTCCCAGGAGGAAGAACAGGGCCAAAGGAAAG GCATATGGCATCGGGGGTCTACGGAAACGCCAGGACACCGCTTCCCTGGAGGACCGAGACAAGCCGTATGTCTGTGATA TCTGTGGGAAGCGGTATAAGAACCGGCCGGGGCTGAGCTACCACTACACCCACACCCACCTGGccgaggaggagggggaggagcacGCCGAGCGCCACGCCCTGCCCTTCCACCGGAAAAACAACCACAAAc CCAAGAAGGCGCCTGACGGCACCGTCATCCCCAACGGCTACTGTGACTTCTGCCTGGGGGGCTCCAAGAAGACCGGGTGTCCTGAGGACCTCATCTCCTGTGCAGACTGTGGGCGATCAG GACACCCCTCGTGTTTACAGTTCACGGTGAACATGACAGCGGCTGTGCGGACCTACCGCTGGCAGTGCATCGAGTGCAAGTCCTGCAGCCTGTGTGGCACCTCGGAGAACGAC GACCAGCTGCTGTTTTGTGATGACTGCGATCGGGGTTACCACATGTACTGCCTGAGCCCCCCCATGGCGGAGCCCCCAGAAG GGAGCTGGAGTTGTCACCTCTGCCTTCGGCACCTGAAAGAAAAGGCCTCTGCCTACATCACCCTCACCTAG
- the Dpf1 gene encoding zinc finger protein neuro-d4 isoform X7, with protein sequence MGGLSARPTAGRTDPPGTCWGQDPGSKMATVIPSPLSLGEDFYREAIEHCRSYNARLCAERSLRLPFLDSQTGVAQNNCYIWMEKTHRGPGLAPGQIYTYPARCWRKKRRLNILEDPRLRPCEYKIDCEAPLKKEGGLPEGPVLEALLCAETGEKKVELKEEETIMDCQKQQLLEFPHDLEVEDLEDDIPRRKNRAKGKAYGIGGLRKRQDTASLEDRDKPYVCDICGKRYKNRPGLSYHYTHTHLAEEEGEEHAERHALPFHRKNNHKQFYKELAWVPEAQRKHTAKKAPDGTVIPNGYCDFCLGGSKKTGCPEDLISCADCGRSGHPSCLQFTVNMTAAVRTYRWQCIECKSCSLCGTSENDGASWAGLTPQDQLLFCDDCDRGYHMYCLSPPMAEPPEGSWSCHLCLRHLKEKASAYITLT encoded by the exons ATGGGCGGCCTCAGCGCCCGCCCGACCGCTGGGAGGACCGACCCGCCGGGGACCTGCTGGGGGCAGGACCCGGGGAGCAAGATGGCCACGgtcatccccagccccctgag CCTAGGCGAGGACTTCTACCGCGAGGCCATCGAGCACTGCCGCAGCTACAACGCGCGCCTGTGCGCCGAGCGCAGCCTGCGCCTGCCTTTCCTCGACTCGCAGACCGGTGTGGCCCAAAACAACTGCTACATCTGGATGGAGAAGACCCACCGCGGCCCCG GTTTGGCCCCAGGACAGATCTACACCTATCCCGCCCGCTGTTGGAGGAAGAAACGGAGACTCAACATCCTAGAGGACCCCAGACTCCGACCCTGCGAGTACAAGATCG ACTGTGAGGCACCCCTGAAGAAGGAAGGTGGCCTTCCAGAAGGGCCAGTCCTCGAGGCTCTGCTGTGTGCTgagacaggggagaagaaggtcgagctgaaggaggaggagaccaTTATGGACTGTCAG AAACAGCAGTTGCTGGAGTTCCCACATGATCTCGAGGTGGAAGACTTGGAGGATGACATTCCCAGGAGGAAGAACAGGGCCAAAGGAAAG GCATATGGCATCGGGGGTCTACGGAAACGCCAGGACACCGCTTCCCTGGAGGACCGAGACAAGCCGTATGTCTGTGATA TCTGTGGGAAGCGGTATAAGAACCGGCCGGGGCTGAGCTACCACTACACCCACACCCACCTGGccgaggaggagggggaggagcacGCCGAGCGCCACGCCCTGCCCTTCCACCGGAAAAACAACCACAAAc AGTTTTACAAAGAATTGGCCTGGGTCCCCGAGGCACAAAGGAAACACACAG CCAAGAAGGCGCCTGACGGCACCGTCATCCCCAACGGCTACTGTGACTTCTGCCTGGGGGGCTCCAAGAAGACCGGGTGTCCTGAGGACCTCATCTCCTGTGCAGACTGTGGGCGATCAG GACACCCCTCGTGTTTACAGTTCACGGTGAACATGACAGCGGCTGTGCGGACCTACCGCTGGCAGTGCATCGAGTGCAAGTCCTGCAGCCTGTGTGGCACCTCGGAGAACGAC GGTGCCAGCTGGGCGGGTCTCACCCCCCAGGACCAGCTGCTGTTTTGTGATGACTGCGATCGGGGTTACCACATGTACTGCCTGAGCCCCCCCATGGCGGAGCCCCCAGAAG GGAGCTGGAGTTGTCACCTCTGCCTTCGGCACCTGAAAGAAAAGGCCTCTGCCTACATCACCCTCACCTAG
- the Dpf1 gene encoding zinc finger protein neuro-d4 isoform X3 yields the protein MATAIQNPLKSLGEDFYREAIEHCRSYNARLCAERSLRLPFLDSQTGVAQNNCYIWMEKTHRGPGLAPGQIYTYPARCWRKKRRLNILEDPRLRPCEYKIDCEAPLKKEGGLPEGPVLEALLCAETGEKKVELKEEETIMDCQQLLEFPHDLEVEDLEDDIPRRKNRAKGKGSSLSGSLTPDPSPRHMASGVYGNARTPLPWRTETSLCGKRYKNRPGLSYHYTHTHLAEEEGEEHAERHALPFHRKNNHKQFYKELAWVPEAQRKHTAKKAPDGTVIPNGYCDFCLGGSKKTGCPEDLISCADCGRSGHPSCLQFTVNMTAAVRTYRWQCIECKSCSLCGTSENDGASWAGLTPQDQLLFCDDCDRGYHMYCLSPPMAEPPEGSWSCHLCLRHLKEKASAYITLT from the exons CCTAGGCGAGGACTTCTACCGCGAGGCCATCGAGCACTGCCGCAGCTACAACGCGCGCCTGTGCGCCGAGCGCAGCCTGCGCCTGCCTTTCCTCGACTCGCAGACCGGTGTGGCCCAAAACAACTGCTACATCTGGATGGAGAAGACCCACCGCGGCCCCG GTTTGGCCCCAGGACAGATCTACACCTATCCCGCCCGCTGTTGGAGGAAGAAACGGAGACTCAACATCCTAGAGGACCCCAGACTCCGACCCTGCGAGTACAAGATCG ACTGTGAGGCACCCCTGAAGAAGGAAGGTGGCCTTCCAGAAGGGCCAGTCCTCGAGGCTCTGCTGTGTGCTgagacaggggagaagaaggtcgagctgaaggaggaggagaccaTTATGGACTGTCAG CAGTTGCTGGAGTTCCCACATGATCTCGAGGTGGAAGACTTGGAGGATGACATTCCCAGGAGGAAGAACAGGGCCAAAGGAAAG GGCTCCTCGCTTTCGGGGTCCCTCACTCCTGACCCTTCCCCCAGGCATATGGCATCGGGGGTCTACGGAAACGCCAGGACACCGCTTCCCTGGAGGACCGAGACAAGCC TCTGTGGGAAGCGGTATAAGAACCGGCCGGGGCTGAGCTACCACTACACCCACACCCACCTGGccgaggaggagggggaggagcacGCCGAGCGCCACGCCCTGCCCTTCCACCGGAAAAACAACCACAAAc AGTTTTACAAAGAATTGGCCTGGGTCCCCGAGGCACAAAGGAAACACACAG CCAAGAAGGCGCCTGACGGCACCGTCATCCCCAACGGCTACTGTGACTTCTGCCTGGGGGGCTCCAAGAAGACCGGGTGTCCTGAGGACCTCATCTCCTGTGCAGACTGTGGGCGATCAG GACACCCCTCGTGTTTACAGTTCACGGTGAACATGACAGCGGCTGTGCGGACCTACCGCTGGCAGTGCATCGAGTGCAAGTCCTGCAGCCTGTGTGGCACCTCGGAGAACGAC GGTGCCAGCTGGGCGGGTCTCACCCCCCAGGACCAGCTGCTGTTTTGTGATGACTGCGATCGGGGTTACCACATGTACTGCCTGAGCCCCCCCATGGCGGAGCCCCCAGAAG GGAGCTGGAGTTGTCACCTCTGCCTTCGGCACCTGAAAGAAAAGGCCTCTGCCTACATCACCCTCACCTAG
- the Dpf1 gene encoding zinc finger protein neuro-d4 isoform X4: MATAIQNPLKSLGEDFYREAIEHCRSYNARLCAERSLRLPFLDSQTGVAQNNCYIWMEKTHRGPGLAPGQIYTYPARCWRKKRRLNILEDPRLRPCEYKIDCEAPLKKEGGLPEGPVLEALLCAETGEKKVELKEEETIMDCQKQQLLEFPHDLEVEDLEDDIPRRKNRAKGKAYGIGGLRKRQDTASLEDRDKPYVCDICGKRYKNRPGLSYHYTHTHLAEEEGEEHAERHALPFHRKNNHKQFYKELAWVPEAQRKHTAKKAPDGTVIPNGYCDFCLGGSKKTGCPEDLISCADCGRSGHPSCLQFTVNMTAAVRTYRWQCIECKSCSLCGTSENDGASWAGLTPQDQLLFCDDCDRGYHMYCLSPPMAEPPEGSWSCHLCLRHLKEKASAYITLT; the protein is encoded by the exons CCTAGGCGAGGACTTCTACCGCGAGGCCATCGAGCACTGCCGCAGCTACAACGCGCGCCTGTGCGCCGAGCGCAGCCTGCGCCTGCCTTTCCTCGACTCGCAGACCGGTGTGGCCCAAAACAACTGCTACATCTGGATGGAGAAGACCCACCGCGGCCCCG GTTTGGCCCCAGGACAGATCTACACCTATCCCGCCCGCTGTTGGAGGAAGAAACGGAGACTCAACATCCTAGAGGACCCCAGACTCCGACCCTGCGAGTACAAGATCG ACTGTGAGGCACCCCTGAAGAAGGAAGGTGGCCTTCCAGAAGGGCCAGTCCTCGAGGCTCTGCTGTGTGCTgagacaggggagaagaaggtcgagctgaaggaggaggagaccaTTATGGACTGTCAG AAACAGCAGTTGCTGGAGTTCCCACATGATCTCGAGGTGGAAGACTTGGAGGATGACATTCCCAGGAGGAAGAACAGGGCCAAAGGAAAG GCATATGGCATCGGGGGTCTACGGAAACGCCAGGACACCGCTTCCCTGGAGGACCGAGACAAGCCGTATGTCTGTGATA TCTGTGGGAAGCGGTATAAGAACCGGCCGGGGCTGAGCTACCACTACACCCACACCCACCTGGccgaggaggagggggaggagcacGCCGAGCGCCACGCCCTGCCCTTCCACCGGAAAAACAACCACAAAc AGTTTTACAAAGAATTGGCCTGGGTCCCCGAGGCACAAAGGAAACACACAG CCAAGAAGGCGCCTGACGGCACCGTCATCCCCAACGGCTACTGTGACTTCTGCCTGGGGGGCTCCAAGAAGACCGGGTGTCCTGAGGACCTCATCTCCTGTGCAGACTGTGGGCGATCAG GACACCCCTCGTGTTTACAGTTCACGGTGAACATGACAGCGGCTGTGCGGACCTACCGCTGGCAGTGCATCGAGTGCAAGTCCTGCAGCCTGTGTGGCACCTCGGAGAACGAC GGTGCCAGCTGGGCGGGTCTCACCCCCCAGGACCAGCTGCTGTTTTGTGATGACTGCGATCGGGGTTACCACATGTACTGCCTGAGCCCCCCCATGGCGGAGCCCCCAGAAG GGAGCTGGAGTTGTCACCTCTGCCTTCGGCACCTGAAAGAAAAGGCCTCTGCCTACATCACCCTCACCTAG
- the Dpf1 gene encoding zinc finger protein neuro-d4 isoform X11, translating into MGGLSARPTAGRTDPPGTCWGQDPGSKMATVIPSPLSLGEDFYREAIEHCRSYNARLCAERSLRLPFLDSQTGVAQNNCYIWMEKTHRGPGLAPGQIYTYPARCWRKKRRLNILEDPRLRPCEYKIDCEAPLKKEGGLPEGPVLEALLCAETGEKKVELKEEETIMDCQKQQLLEFPHDLEVEDLEDDIPRRKNRAKGKAYGIGGLRKRQDTASLEDRDKPYVCDICGKRYKNRPGLSYHYTHTHLAEEEGEEHAERHALPFHRKNNHKQFYKELAWVPEAQRKHTAKKAPDGTVIPNGYCDFCLGGSKKTGCPEDLISCADCGRSGHPSCLQFTVNMTAAVRTYRWQCIECKSCSLCGTSENDDQLLFCDDCDRGYHMYCLSPPMAEPPEGSWSCHLCLRHLKEKASAYITLT; encoded by the exons ATGGGCGGCCTCAGCGCCCGCCCGACCGCTGGGAGGACCGACCCGCCGGGGACCTGCTGGGGGCAGGACCCGGGGAGCAAGATGGCCACGgtcatccccagccccctgag CCTAGGCGAGGACTTCTACCGCGAGGCCATCGAGCACTGCCGCAGCTACAACGCGCGCCTGTGCGCCGAGCGCAGCCTGCGCCTGCCTTTCCTCGACTCGCAGACCGGTGTGGCCCAAAACAACTGCTACATCTGGATGGAGAAGACCCACCGCGGCCCCG GTTTGGCCCCAGGACAGATCTACACCTATCCCGCCCGCTGTTGGAGGAAGAAACGGAGACTCAACATCCTAGAGGACCCCAGACTCCGACCCTGCGAGTACAAGATCG ACTGTGAGGCACCCCTGAAGAAGGAAGGTGGCCTTCCAGAAGGGCCAGTCCTCGAGGCTCTGCTGTGTGCTgagacaggggagaagaaggtcgagctgaaggaggaggagaccaTTATGGACTGTCAG AAACAGCAGTTGCTGGAGTTCCCACATGATCTCGAGGTGGAAGACTTGGAGGATGACATTCCCAGGAGGAAGAACAGGGCCAAAGGAAAG GCATATGGCATCGGGGGTCTACGGAAACGCCAGGACACCGCTTCCCTGGAGGACCGAGACAAGCCGTATGTCTGTGATA TCTGTGGGAAGCGGTATAAGAACCGGCCGGGGCTGAGCTACCACTACACCCACACCCACCTGGccgaggaggagggggaggagcacGCCGAGCGCCACGCCCTGCCCTTCCACCGGAAAAACAACCACAAAc AGTTTTACAAAGAATTGGCCTGGGTCCCCGAGGCACAAAGGAAACACACAG CCAAGAAGGCGCCTGACGGCACCGTCATCCCCAACGGCTACTGTGACTTCTGCCTGGGGGGCTCCAAGAAGACCGGGTGTCCTGAGGACCTCATCTCCTGTGCAGACTGTGGGCGATCAG GACACCCCTCGTGTTTACAGTTCACGGTGAACATGACAGCGGCTGTGCGGACCTACCGCTGGCAGTGCATCGAGTGCAAGTCCTGCAGCCTGTGTGGCACCTCGGAGAACGAC GACCAGCTGCTGTTTTGTGATGACTGCGATCGGGGTTACCACATGTACTGCCTGAGCCCCCCCATGGCGGAGCCCCCAGAAG GGAGCTGGAGTTGTCACCTCTGCCTTCGGCACCTGAAAGAAAAGGCCTCTGCCTACATCACCCTCACCTAG